The Temnothorax longispinosus isolate EJ_2023e chromosome 4, Tlon_JGU_v1, whole genome shotgun sequence genome has a window encoding:
- the LOC139811034 gene encoding uncharacterized protein isoform X1 gives MPGNMEIAALLVLLVTELILGDTVDSMLNRKDPCTSLCEKTPIGFPNVHVLALCNPEFYSMYVKSCCQRGCRFFNLVDLRYGWEQNSLNGTRSACEASCTEAYTNPNDRYVCNSGCNFMAKQRISNLLSLFTVAICMEESIDVLPMSPDIPENDILTDPGLRKELLPRWWDSDGFKLPQTYVKTIPMDARTVDYTLSSDYSGETRQPASTSKSESFQREMEQANDVSVPSFVYGRVYVIFAPMIMSAMTLFLISKKDISDKNMPYKNINSSSDVALFIPDEAVMYKVPPPKYNESSSHAI, from the exons ATGCCAGGAAATATGGAAATTGCTGCGTTGCTGGTGCTGCTCGTCACAGAACTGATCCTCGGGGACACAGTTGACAGTATGTTAAATCGCAAGGATCCCTGCACCAGTCTGTGCGAGAAGACACCTATCGGTTTTCCAAATGTACATGTGTTAGCTTTGTGTAATCCTGAATTCTAT AGCATGTACGTAAAGTCCTGCTGTCAACGAGGCTGCAGGTTCTTCAATCTAGTCGACTTGCGTTACGGATGGGAGCAAAACAGTTTGAATGGCACCAGGAGTGCCTGCGAGGCTT CGTGCACCGAGGCTTACACAAATCCGAATGATCGCTACGTCTGTAACTCTGGCTGTAATTTCATGGCCAAGCAACGAATTTCAAACCTATTGTCTCTGTTCACCGTCGCCATATGCATGGAGGAAAGTATAGATGTTTTACCAATGTCGCCCGACATACCGGAGAATGACATATTAACCGATCCTGGATTGCGCAAGGAACTACTTCCTAGATGGTGGGATTCTGATGGTTTCAAATTGCCACAGACGTACGTTAAAACCATACCAATGGACGCCAGG ACCGTGGATTACACTCTGTCCTCTGACTATTCGGGAGAAACTAGACAACCGGCGTCTACGTCTAAATCCGAATCATTTCAACGTGAAATGGAACAGGCGAACGATGTCTCCGTTCCGTCTTTTGTGTACGGACGAGTTTACGTGATTTTTGCTCCTATGATAATGTCTGCAATGACGTTATTTCTTATATCGAAGAAAGATATCTCAGATAAAAACATgccttataaaaatatcaattcttCGTCCGATGTTGCGTTATTTATACCGGATGAAGCGGTGATGTACAAGGTGCCACCACCTAAATACAATGAATCGTCCAGTCATGCCATTTaa
- the LOC139811034 gene encoding uncharacterized protein isoform X3, with amino-acid sequence MYTSMYVKSCCQRGCRFFNLVDLRYGWEQNSLNGTRSACEASCTEAYTNPNDRYVCNSGCNFMAKQRISNLLSLFTVAICMEESIDVLPMSPDIPENDILTDPGLRKELLPRWWDSDGFKLPQTYVKTIPMDARTVDYTLSSDYSGETRQPASTSKSESFQREMEQANDVSVPSFVYGRVYVIFAPMIMSAMTLFLISKKDISDKNMPYKNINSSSDVALFIPDEAVMYKVPPPKYNESSSHAI; translated from the exons ATGTAtact AGCATGTACGTAAAGTCCTGCTGTCAACGAGGCTGCAGGTTCTTCAATCTAGTCGACTTGCGTTACGGATGGGAGCAAAACAGTTTGAATGGCACCAGGAGTGCCTGCGAGGCTT CGTGCACCGAGGCTTACACAAATCCGAATGATCGCTACGTCTGTAACTCTGGCTGTAATTTCATGGCCAAGCAACGAATTTCAAACCTATTGTCTCTGTTCACCGTCGCCATATGCATGGAGGAAAGTATAGATGTTTTACCAATGTCGCCCGACATACCGGAGAATGACATATTAACCGATCCTGGATTGCGCAAGGAACTACTTCCTAGATGGTGGGATTCTGATGGTTTCAAATTGCCACAGACGTACGTTAAAACCATACCAATGGACGCCAGG ACCGTGGATTACACTCTGTCCTCTGACTATTCGGGAGAAACTAGACAACCGGCGTCTACGTCTAAATCCGAATCATTTCAACGTGAAATGGAACAGGCGAACGATGTCTCCGTTCCGTCTTTTGTGTACGGACGAGTTTACGTGATTTTTGCTCCTATGATAATGTCTGCAATGACGTTATTTCTTATATCGAAGAAAGATATCTCAGATAAAAACATgccttataaaaatatcaattcttCGTCCGATGTTGCGTTATTTATACCGGATGAAGCGGTGATGTACAAGGTGCCACCACCTAAATACAATGAATCGTCCAGTCATGCCATTTaa
- the LOC139811034 gene encoding uncharacterized protein isoform X2 — protein sequence MPGNMEIAALLVLLVTELILGDTVDSMLNRKDPCTSLCEKTPIGFPNSMYVKSCCQRGCRFFNLVDLRYGWEQNSLNGTRSACEASCTEAYTNPNDRYVCNSGCNFMAKQRISNLLSLFTVAICMEESIDVLPMSPDIPENDILTDPGLRKELLPRWWDSDGFKLPQTYVKTIPMDARTVDYTLSSDYSGETRQPASTSKSESFQREMEQANDVSVPSFVYGRVYVIFAPMIMSAMTLFLISKKDISDKNMPYKNINSSSDVALFIPDEAVMYKVPPPKYNESSSHAI from the exons ATGCCAGGAAATATGGAAATTGCTGCGTTGCTGGTGCTGCTCGTCACAGAACTGATCCTCGGGGACACAGTTGACAGTATGTTAAATCGCAAGGATCCCTGCACCAGTCTGTGCGAGAAGACACCTATCGGTTTTCCAAAT AGCATGTACGTAAAGTCCTGCTGTCAACGAGGCTGCAGGTTCTTCAATCTAGTCGACTTGCGTTACGGATGGGAGCAAAACAGTTTGAATGGCACCAGGAGTGCCTGCGAGGCTT CGTGCACCGAGGCTTACACAAATCCGAATGATCGCTACGTCTGTAACTCTGGCTGTAATTTCATGGCCAAGCAACGAATTTCAAACCTATTGTCTCTGTTCACCGTCGCCATATGCATGGAGGAAAGTATAGATGTTTTACCAATGTCGCCCGACATACCGGAGAATGACATATTAACCGATCCTGGATTGCGCAAGGAACTACTTCCTAGATGGTGGGATTCTGATGGTTTCAAATTGCCACAGACGTACGTTAAAACCATACCAATGGACGCCAGG ACCGTGGATTACACTCTGTCCTCTGACTATTCGGGAGAAACTAGACAACCGGCGTCTACGTCTAAATCCGAATCATTTCAACGTGAAATGGAACAGGCGAACGATGTCTCCGTTCCGTCTTTTGTGTACGGACGAGTTTACGTGATTTTTGCTCCTATGATAATGTCTGCAATGACGTTATTTCTTATATCGAAGAAAGATATCTCAGATAAAAACATgccttataaaaatatcaattcttCGTCCGATGTTGCGTTATTTATACCGGATGAAGCGGTGATGTACAAGGTGCCACCACCTAAATACAATGAATCGTCCAGTCATGCCATTTaa